The Ornithodoros turicata isolate Travis unplaced genomic scaffold, ASM3712646v1 Chromosome31, whole genome shotgun sequence genome has a window encoding:
- the LOC135373744 gene encoding NADH dehydrogenase [ubiquinone] 1 alpha subcomplex assembly factor 2-like → MAGGQRRVYFQIFKNFVESFTKRRAAGSEIGNDYLGNKYFETPADPSRGRRRPVRWFEPAIKEKFDQEVPVEWEAWLRYRRTSPPTEEEIARNLAIMEAKKFKAAQLEEAARLERQQRETGLTVPQDPAARAPFPRYEEYETPSGRKRVDSDESSR, encoded by the exons ATGGCAGGGGGCCAGAGAAGAGTGtactttcaaattttcaaaaaCTTTGTTGAATCATTCACAAAACGGAGGGCTGCAGGGAGTGAAATTGGAAATGACTACTTAGGAAACAAATATTTTGAGACTCCAGCAG ATCCTAGCCGTGGAAGGCGAAGGCCAGTCAGGTGGTTTGAACCAGCCATAAAAGAGAAGTTTGATCAAGAGGTACCAGTAGAGTGGGAAG CATGGCTTCGTTATAGAAGAACGAGTCCTCCTACTGAAGAG GAAATTGCTCGTAACTTGGCCATCATGGAGGCCAAGAAGTTTAAAGCAGCTCAACTGGAGGAGGCAGCTCGTCTA GAACGTCAACAGCGAGAAACTGGGCTGACCGTGCCACAAGATCCAGCAGCACGAG CGCCTTTTCCAAGGTATGAGGAGTACGAAACGCCATCAGGAAGGAAACGTGTGGATAGTGACGAGTCGTCCAGGTGA